The genomic segment tttgcacaattacttcttattagtgtaggtcggttagtattgcaaatgggccatatcggtccatgttttgatatagctgccatataaaccaatcttggttcttgacgtcttgagcctctagagggcgcagttcttatccgattggcatgaaattttactcgacgtgttttgttttggtatggttcaaatcggtctataacctgatatagctgccatataaaccgatcttggatcttgacttcttgagcctctagagtgcgcaattcttatccgattcgaatgaaattttgcacgacatgttttgttatgatatccatcaactgtgccaagtttggttcaaatcggtccatgacctgatatagctgccatataaaccgatcttggttctttacttcttgagcctctagagtgcgcaattcttatccgattcgaatgaaattttgcacgacatgttttgttatgatatccatcaactgtgccaagtttggttcaaatcggtccatgacctgatatagctgccatataaaccgatcttggttctttacttcttgagcctctagagggcgcaattcttattcgatttgaatgaaattttgcacgaaaaaattttgttatgatatccaacaactgtgcaaattatggttcaaatcggtccataacctgatataactgtcatataaacagatctgggaacttgactttttgagcctccagaggtcgcaattattatccgatttgcctgaaattttgtacgacggatcctctcatgaccatcaacatacgtgtttattatgatctgaatgggtctttagcccgatatagctccctgtaaagcttctgtcaacaaactgactctttttattatatttttcaaacaaacaacattaaaggaacaagctagtctacttagtttcatcaaaagtttcttataaatacgagtataacaagttatcatattacagTTCGGCCAACCTGACAATATGATTGCCCACAAtcatgatataaaaattgtgtatatTATATAAGTGTGACCAATAACATAAATCTATAACCTAGGTGTCAACCATTTCCGAAGTCGCTTTGCTTCAATTATacccttatatgggatctgtgtcAGTTGACAATTGTCAACATCTCTCACAACGTAGCGATCATTATCTAATACTTTTTCAATAATGTAGGGACCacgatatttttcacaaaatttcttattcttCCCAACTGTATTGTCAATATTCATAATAACAACATAATCACCCTCATCGTAACGTTTTGCCGGTTCATGATGTTTGGAAAAGTATAATTCGTTGTAGTTCTGAGATCGCTGTATAGAATTCAATGCCTTAACCCTCATATCCCTCAAATTTAGTTTCTCCTCATTACAAATTTTCTTATCTAGATATTCCGACAGCTTATCTACCACCACCCCTCGTTGATTCGTTCCAAAGAGTAACTTCGCTGGGGTTTCCTTTGTAGAACTGtgaacacagttattgatagcATATTCCACCTGGGACAATTTCAATGACCAATCGGAATGATCTATTGGGTCACTCAATTTGCTCAACATGGACTTAATAATACGATTTACACGCTCAACCTGCCCATTTGCTTGTGGAGAGGCAACCGCCACCTTAACatgattaatattatttttcaaaatgaattcAGAAAACTCCAATGACGTAAAACATGATCCTCTGTCCGAGATTAGGCGTCTTGGTCTACTGTAATAACTAAAATACTTTTCGAGAGAACAACAAACCTCCTTAGTGCTCGTCGAATTTACAGGATAAAGtcgaacaaattttgtaaaagaatcAACTACCACTAAAATGtgttttcttttcgattttaatgatgGAAGTGGTCCGAAGTGATCCACGTGTATCGTATCGAATGGCTCCGCCACCTTTGGAATGCTGTACATGTTCTGTTGGTTTATTCTAGCTGGAGCAGCATAAATGATacattttatacaattcttAATGAAGCTATCTATCTTATTGCGCATGTCTGGGAACCAAAAATTCTCTCTAATCTTATAATAACATTTATCTGTCCCCAGGTGTCCAAGCTTCTCATGTATCATTCTTATCACATTAtcttccatttcctttgggacatATAAACAAACGGTTGCACCCACTTTCTTAAATAAGAGACCGTCTATTAGGTCAAAATCACATATCTCTTCCTTTTCCAAACGTTTACATAAGTCCTTAATAACAGGATCTCTAGCTTGGGTCAGTTGAATTTGGACATCGAGTTGATTCGAATCTACAGAGCAAATCATGTTACATCCCACATGAGGGGATATTTCCTTTTCTATACATCTGCTTAACATATCCACATGACCCATAGAAGAACCCTTCCTGTGTTTGATAGAATAGTCATAGTTCTTTAGTTCCAATGCCCAGCGGGATATCCGAGGATTAACTTGTCTCTTGTTCAAGGTCATTGTAAGTGAATTGCAATCTGTGACTATGGTAAAATGTAATCCTTCTAAATACACACGAAACCGGCGCAACGCGTAAATAATTGCGAGTGTTTCCAGTTCGAAGCTATGATATCTCGATTCTGCATTGGTTGtagcctttgaaaaaaatgcTACGGGGTGGAACTTTTTATCATCCTGACGCTGCATCAATATTGCTCCGAATCCATGAGAACTTGCATCACAATGTAACTCCGTATCGCTTTTAGGGTTATAGATAGCTAATACTGGGGCCCGAAGTAAACGAGACTTTAATTCACTAAAGGCCTTTACACATTCTtcagagaaaacgaattttttctctttacgaAGCAAATCTAACAATGGCCTTGCAATATTTGAGAATGACGGAACGAATTTCCTAAAGTAGGAAAACAACCCAAGACAAGTTTGTAATTCCCTATGATTCCTTGGCATTGGTATTTGTTTCACAGCTCGCAAGTGATTTTCTGTCGGCcgtataccttttgggctgattAAGTATCCTAAATACTCTAAACTCTGATaaccaaatttacatttagTTAACTTGATACGTAATCCGTACTCAAAAGCACGTCCAAGTACAACCGCCAATGTCTGAACATGAGAATCGAAATCAGAGGATGCAATCAATATGTCATCCATATATATAACCACTCTATGGTCCTCTATTAAGTCGCGAAATATACCATTTATAAAGCGTTGAAAGTTTGCTGGAGCATTTTTTAAACCAAATGGCATCTTCAAATACTCGTACTGTCCAAATGGGGTTACAAATGAAGTGTACGGAATTGAATCATTATGCATTTCTATGTTGAAAAATCCATCCTTCAAATCCATGAGGCTAAACCATTTTTTGCCTGATATGCTCTCAATACAGTCCTCGATGAGGGGTAAAGGAAAGTTATCCCTAATAGTCTTTTTGTTTAACGCTCGATAATCGACACACATCCGCGTTTCccctgtctttttctttaccAACACAATTGCTGACGTGTATGGAGAATTGCTGTAACGTATTATTTTCCTTTCTAACAAATCACTAACAATCTTCTGCGTTTCCTCACGATCACGAACCGACAATCTACGGGGAGAGCAGTGTATTGGAATATCATCAGATAATTTAATCTGCATCCTATAATCAGATGACTTTTTATCAATTCCCTTTGGAGTTATATAACGATTATGAATAAGATCTTCTAAAGTCTTCTTCTGGAATGAATTTAACAAAGGATTTAGATCAATATCGTCCGTACGTATCACTTGGGAATTCACAGGACTATCATAAGAATTGCTTATCGTAGATGGTGTAGACACCGAGGTTATATTATTAttgtcatttatttttcttgtgGATTCAAATACTTCTATATCATTCGTAGTTTCCTTGACTTGAAGTAATTTTACATTAAATGCATGCATAAAGTTCCGTCCAAGAATCATTGGAACATGAATGCTCTCGTTCGGAACAACAAGTAATTCTATTTGTCTagacgattttttaaattttattaaacaagaaatatttccatatattttcaaaggggAATTGCCAACTCCAACATACGAAGTTGGTATTAAATTCTTCGAACGTATCACACCAGTCGGTAATAAAGACATCTTAACCAAACTAATTGAGCTACCGGAATCGATCAAGCACGAAATATTCGCAGAATTAGTATATTTGTATATTTAGTATATTTATAGTATACCATTTGTGTTGTGTCTACAATACCATTACTAcaaaatatgggagcagtaACATTCATCCTTTTAGGACAATCCTTGTAAAAATGTCCCATTTGGAAACAATGGAAACAAGATCCCGGTGGACGTCGAGGCTTATTGCAGGTGTTCTTCATATGTCCAAATTGAGAGCAATTGAAACATCGTATGCCTTTAGTATTGTCACGGCCTTCTTTATGAGTACTGACTGTTTTTGACCTGCGTTTCTCGTATCTATCTATTCCATGCATCAATTCTTGTAATGAGTTTGATCCGTATAGAATGGATATGTTGTTGGTTTTATCTTCCATTCCGTCTATTATAATGTCAACCAGTTCTTGCTCGTTGATTTCGCCTTCTGCTGCAATAGTTTGCATTGCTACTATATAGGCAATACACGGCTCTGTTGGCTTCAACTTGCGCAAACGCAATTTTTGATAAACTTCTTCTTGCGTTACCGTTCTCTTGAAAATGTCTAAGAGCGATCTCTTCTACTCCTTATATTCTTTGTAAtttgaattttccatgaactCTCGCGCAGTTCCAACCAGCAAATATCTTAAgcacatatatttttcttggTCAGTCATATTTATAGTGTAGCTTTCAAAAGAGTTTatccatttttcaatatttcgtcCATCATTCCCAGAAAATTTCGGAACCATCATAGAGAGCTCGTCATAATTGATATTTGTAGAAACCTTTTTTCCACCGTTTTCTAAAGATTCAATTTGGTTTCGAAGAGCCAACATTTCTTGCTTCAatctcaaaactctaatttcactCTCTAGTTCATCAGCTTCACGGGATAAAACGCTTGAACGAATGAAAGGGTCTGTTACCTGTGATGGAACAGAAAGTCTAGAAAATTGTCCTCGAAGTAAGTTTGCAGGAACGGAAACTGAGGAATAATTGACGGAGGGTACGGAAGAAACAACACAAGAAGATACGGAAGGAGGTACGGAAGTTTGTGTTTGCGGAAGAACATCACAGGACACGCCAATTGCTCTATTGTTAAAAGCGACACCCAATGTATTTGTATTCATTAAATCGGAAATAACTGATGAAGTCCGGGCGGCAGAAACAGAAGCAGCAGTCCCTGAAGTACCAGGAAATTGTCTTTGAACTGTATTTACAGGAACGGAAGCAGAAGAATTATAGACGGAAGGTACGGAAGAAATTACGAAAGGAGGCACTGAAGTCTGTGTTTGCCGAAGATTTGCACAGGATACGCCAATTTCGCTGTTATTAAAAGCGACACTCAATGTATTTCTTGATATTAAATCGGTTGAAGTCCGTGCGGCAGAAAAACAAGCGGCAGTTCCAAGAACCAATTCAGTTTGATTTGTGGACTCACCATTACATTGAAATGACTGAAGCAAATTTTCAGGATCGGCAGTTGCGGAATTAATAACGGGAGTTTCATTCAAAGTATTGGATGACATTGTAGTGACAGTTACAGATGAATTCCCAGCAGAATCAGAAGAAACCACATTTCCAGAAGGCAATTCAGTCTGCTTTGATGGACCACCGTTAACTTGCAAAGAATCATATAATGTTCTCAATTGTGCAATTGACGCTGTTTCTGGAAATTCCACATTTGAAGCTTTCAAAGCTGAAAGAATTCTTTCTCGAGTAGGGCGTGaatccatatttaaaaaaaaaaaaaaatttttttttgagtcttcttttttttatttattttttttttgggaaccccACACTTGAATtgtaaagcttctgtcaacaaactgactctttttattatattttttaaacaaacaacattaaaggaacaagctagtctacttagtttcatcaaaagtttcttataaatacgagtataacaagttatcatattacactcccatataaatccatctctctattttacttcttgagcccccaaagggcgcaattcttattcgaattgactgacattttacacaggtctccaacatataatttaattgtggtccaaaccggaccttgtcttgatatcgctctagtagcagagcaaatcttttctaatattccttttttgtctaagaagagatgccgggaaaagaactcgacaagtgcaattaattgtggagggtatataagattctgcccggccgaacttagcactgttttacttgtttcttaattCTTCATATTTTAATTCTGCTTTTATGTCTGAACTAAATAAACACATTACACCAATGATCCTAGTACTAAATTCAtaagatatatattttattgaacTAGGAATACCAATCTtatatagaacaagtaaaagcgtgctaagttccgccgggccgaatctttcatactctccaccatggatcgcatttgtcgagttcttttcccggaatcttttcttaggcaaaaaaggatataaaaaaagattttctcccctattagagcgatatcaagatatggtccaattcggaccacaattaaattacatgttggagaactgtgtaaaatgtcagccaattcgaataagaattgcgttttttgggtgctcaagaagtaaaatagagagaccgatttatatgggagctgtatcgggctataaacagattcagaccataataaacacgtatgttgatggtcatgagaggatctgtcgtacaaaatttcaggcaaatcggataggaactgcgccctctagacgctcaagaagtcaagacccaagatcggtttaaatgacagctatatcgggttatagaccgatttgaaccatatttggcacagttgttggatatcataacaaaatactacgtgccaaaattcattcaaattggataagaattgcgccctctagaggctcaagaaatcaagacccaagatcggtttacatgacagctatatcgggttatagaccgatttgaaccatacttggcacagttgttggatatcataacaaaacacgtcgtgcaaaatttcctttaaatcggataagaattgcgccctctagaagctcaagaaatcaagatccaagatcggtttacatggcagctatatcaaaacatagaccgatatggcccattttcaataccaaccgacctacaccaataagaagtatttgcgaaaaatttcaagctgctagctttactccttcggaagttagcttgctttcgacagacagatggacggacggacatggcta from the Stomoxys calcitrans chromosome 1, idStoCalc2.1, whole genome shotgun sequence genome contains:
- the LOC131994064 gene encoding uncharacterized protein K02A2.6-like yields the protein MGHVDMLSRCIEKEISPHVGCNMICSVDSNQLDVQIQLTQARDPVIKDLCKRLEKEEICDFDLIDGLLFKKVGATVCLYVPKEMEDNVIRMIHEKLGHLGTDKCYYKIRENFWFPDMRNKIDSFIKNCIKCIIYAAPARINQQNMYSIPKVAEPFDTIHVDHFGPLPSLKSKRKHILVVVDSFTKFVRLYPVNSTSTKEVCCSLEKYFSYYSRPRRLISDRGSCFTSLEFSEFILKNNINHVKVAVASPQANGQVERVNRIIKSMLSKLSDPIDHSDWSLKLSQVEYAINNCVHSSTKETPAKLLFGTNQRGVVVDKLSEYLDKKICNEEKLNLRDMRVKALNSIQRSQNYNELYFSKHHEPAKRYDEGDYVVIMNIDNTVGKNKKFCEKYRGPYIIEKVLDNDRYVVRDVDNCQLTQIPYKGIIEAKRLRKWLTPRL
- the LOC131994040 gene encoding uncharacterized protein LOC131994040; protein product: MQTIAAEGEINEQELVDIIIDGMEDKTNNISILYGSNSLQELMHGIDRYEKRRSKTVSTHKEGRDNTKGIRCFNCSQFGHMKNTCNKPRRPPGSCFHCFQMGHFYKDCPKRMNVTAPIFCSNGIVDTTQMLN